DNA from Pseudomonas mendocina:
GCACTGGCGCCCTGCCCGGCCACCGCGCCATAGGCATCGGTAGCCTGGCGCACGCTGGTCTGGGTCAGGCGCAGCGACATCGACGCCAATTGCTCGCCATCCATATCCAGCGCCATGGCGCGGTCGAAGGCGCCTGCCAGATCACCGGCGTAGAACTTGTCGGAGAGATCCTGTACCTGACTGAAGAGTTTCTCCAGCGCCTTGATCTCATCGTCATCAAGCTCGCCCTCGACGTCCACCTGCCAGCCGCCGATCTGCATGCTGCCGGACTGGCTGCTACCCACCACACTGGTGGACTTGCCATCGCTGGACGCGGCGAAGCTGCTCTGCGACCAACTGGCCGACGCCTGCGCCACGGAAATACGCAGGCGGTCGCCATCGCGAGTGGTGACGGACAGGTCGAAGGTTTCCGCCAACGCGCTGAAGCGCTCGCTGTAACCCGCTACCGCCACCTTGTCCGGGGCGCTGGGGGCGGCGCTGCCGAAACGCTTGTCGAGATCGCCGAAGCCATCCTGGATGCGCTTGTAGGTGTCGTCGATGTCACCCGCCACTTGGCCTTTCAGCACGCCCATGCCATCGAGAATCTTGCGCGCCTCGGCGAAGCCTTTTTCCACGCCCTCACGGGCCTGGGTCAGCAGCTTGTCCAGTTTGGCCGGGTCAGCACCGGCAGCCGCCTCGCTCTGCAGGCGCTGCTCGATGAAACCGAGAATCCGCCCGGCAACCTTTTCAGGGGTGTAGTCATCACGCGACCCAGAGAGCGAGCCCGGCGGCACGCCGAGCTTCTCGGCGAGGCGATTGGCCAAGGTGGCCTGTGCATCGGCAGCATTGTTGCGCGAGGCCATCGACTGACTGGCCTGCGCAGTGCGGGAGGCGGCGGAATTCAGTGAGCTCAGAGGATTCATGAGTGGTGGGTACCCGAACAGGTTATCTGCCGAACTTAGCGGCCGGACGGAGGCAAGCTTTAACCTTTATCGACCAACGGTTGCCGATTTTTCTCAGCTCGACTTCGTTCGAGCGAAATTTTCCCGATAGATGGCCTAACCCAGGGAAATCTCTGCCAACCACGAGCTAGAGCCTATGCGCAGCAATATGCCAACTTCGCTCGAAGCCCCGCCAGACTAAAGTCTTACAGTCGACTCGCAGGCTAAGTGCTTT
Protein-coding regions in this window:
- a CDS encoding DUF5610 domain-containing protein, with product MNPLSSLNSAASRTAQASQSMASRNNAADAQATLANRLAEKLGVPPGSLSGSRDDYTPEKVAGRILGFIEQRLQSEAAAGADPAKLDKLLTQAREGVEKGFAEARKILDGMGVLKGQVAGDIDDTYKRIQDGFGDLDKRFGSAAPSAPDKVAVAGYSERFSALAETFDLSVTTRDGDRLRISVAQASASWSQSSFAASSDGKSTSVVGSSQSGSMQIGGWQVDVEGELDDDEIKALEKLFSQVQDLSDKFYAGDLAGAFDRAMALDMDGEQLASMSLRLTQTSVRQATDAYGAVAGQGASAVNSGLQDYAQGLLDALRSAGDLAQDAGGMLKELLKGGFSLDERFDLPRLEKADSLNRSLLDGLQSLIAGQPGKDADAS